In Halarcobacter bivalviorum, a genomic segment contains:
- a CDS encoding DUF3325 domain-containing protein, with amino-acid sequence MIFLASFLTYLGMLFFSFSLEKHYKQILNKTINKKIKYFVKALGTIFLSLSLYIFIQVLTYSLAITYWLGLLTIVAIFIAFIYSYKPQLIIKISVSLLVLTGIINLI; translated from the coding sequence ATGATATTTCTTGCTAGTTTTTTAACCTATTTAGGCATGCTGTTTTTCTCTTTTTCTTTAGAGAAACACTATAAACAAATTTTAAATAAAACAATAAACAAAAAAATAAAATATTTTGTAAAAGCTTTAGGAACAATATTTTTAAGCCTTTCACTTTATATTTTTATTCAAGTACTTACTTATTCATTAGCAATAACTTATTGGCTAGGTTTATTAACTATTGTCGCAATTTTTATTGCCTTTATCTATAGCTATAAACCTCAACTCATAATCAAAATATCTGTTTCACTTTTAGTTTTAACAGGAATAATAAATCTTATATAA